Part of the Virgibacillus necropolis genome, CGTTTCCGTTTCGTTCAAGTGAAGAACTGGTAAAAACATTTTTCCTAAAGCCTGAAAAGATCATTTAAATCATTTTGTCAGCTTTTTTAAATGGAATATAAATGAATTCATACTTTTTTTCGGGAAGCGTGAAGCAATTTTCACCACCCATAAATCTCTGGTGATATGAATATCAGAAATCGTTACATGTTTTAAAACACCTAATTCGAGTTCCCTTGTCACAGATAACCTTGGGAGTATACTAATACCCATTCCTGCTTCAACCGCGCTTTTAATTGATTGTGTACTCCCAAGTTCCATATGACCCTTTACTTTTTCCAATACATTATTTTCTCGTAATACATTTTCCACAATCTCCCTAATACCAGCATTTTTCTCCCGCCAAATCATCTTTTCTTGAGGCAATTCTTCTATGTTTATTTTACTTCTATCATTCCATCGATGGTTACTGGGAATAACCATGATTAGTTCATCCTCTGCGAATTTTTCTATGTTTAAATCATCGTGTGTAACAATGCCTTCTACCAAGGCAATATCAATGTCTCGGTTTTCCAACTGTGCAACAATATTTGGTGTATTTCCAATAGCTAAATTGAAATTTACATTTCTATTCTCTTTTTGAAATTCACCTAATATACCAGGTAAAAGATATTCACCTATTGTTAAACTTGCGCCTATATTTAATGTAGTGGCTTCAAGATTTGCAATACCTTTTACCGCCTCTTCAGAACGCTTAAAGCAATCGATGATCTCTTTGGCGAAGAGATAAAGAGCGGAACCGGATTCTGTAAGGTTAAGCTTTCCACCAGTTCTATCAAACAACTCAGCACCATAATGTTTTTCCAGCTGCCGTATTTTACTGGTCACCGCTGGTTGCGAGACATACCCTATCCGAGCTGCTTGACTGATACTTCCTTCCTCAATCACACGACAAAACATTTCTAAATTACCTATGTTCATCGCTATTCACTCCCTGTCCTATTAAACTACGAATCCATCTCTATTTTAGCACGTTAACTTGTTCTATAATTATGGCTGTTTCCTAAATGGAACAAAAAAGCGCCTATTGCATATTTGGGGATATGCAATGGGCACTTACTTCTACATTTTATATTTTTTCAAACTGTCTCAACAAGTTAGATTGCACTCTGCTCCAGCTCAACTGGTTCCTCTTTACTGTTATAAATGTCTTTATCTAATTGTTTTGTAACTCTACCCGTTAATATGCCAGTTGTCATGCCGCCACTAACATTTAACGCTGTACGCGCCATGTCAATTAGAGGTTCTATCGAAATAAGCAATCCGACAATAGCTACAGGCAGGTTCATCGTTGACAATACGATAAGCGCCGCAAACGTTCCTCCGCCGCCGACTCCCGCAACACCGAACGAGCCGATAGCTACGACAGCAATTAACATCAAAATAAATGAAGGAGTAAATGGATCAATACCTACTGTTGGTGCAACCATTACTGCAAGCATCGCGGGATAAATTCCAGCACATCCATTTTGACCAATTGTTACACTAAATGCCCCTGATACATCGGCAACCCCTTCTGATACCCCTAAACTTTTCTTTTGTGTTTTGATATTTAGAGGTAGAGTTCCTGCACTGGAACGAGATGAGAATGCGAATATCAGAACTGGTATTATTTTTTTGACATATGTCACTGGATTCAATCCCACCATGCGAATTAGTAGCAAGTGAATTAGGAACATAACGATAATCGCAAAATACGAGGCGACAATAAATAACCCTAAATTCACAAATGTTGCTATATCACTAGTGGCGGCCTTATTTATCATTAATGCAAGTATCCCATAAGGTGTCAGGCGTAATACGAGCGTTACAATTCTCATCACAATGGTAAAAATGGATTCAACCAGTCCACCAAACACTTTAGCTTGTTCAGGTTGCTTTCTTCTTACACCCATAAAGGCCATCCCTACTAAAACCGAAAATATGACGACCGAAATTACTGAAGTAGGATTTGCTCCTGTCAAATCCGAGAATATATTCGTTGGAATCATTGCCAAAATCATATCCGGCATCGACTTGTCTTCCAAATCGTTTAATGCTTAGTCATTGCCTAAGATAGCCGCTGTTTCTGCTTCCCCTTGGGAAAGATCCATCCCCTCTAGTTGGAAAATACCGGCAGAAAAGACGCCTACTGCAGCCGAAATTGCTACCGTTCCGACTAAAAATCCTACTACTAACCCACCAATTTTGCCGAAGCCGTCTGAAAACTTTGAGTTCGTGAAAGCTCGC contains:
- a CDS encoding LysR family transcriptional regulator; the protein is MNIGNLEMFCRVIEEGSISQAARIGYVSQPAVTSKIRQLEKHYGAELFDRTGGKLNLTESGSALYLFAKEIIDCFKRSEEAVKGIANLEATTLNIGASLTIGEYLLPGILGEFQKENRNVNFNLAIGNTPNIVAQLENRDIDIALVEGIVTHDDLNIEKFAEDELIMVIPSNHRWNDRSKINIEELPQEKMIWREKNAGIREIVENVLRENNVLEKVKGHMELGSTQSIKSAVEAGMGISILPRLSVTRELELGVLKHVTISDIHITRDLWVVKIASRFPKKSMNSFIFHLKKLTK